GTGAAATCCACATaatctttatattatatatactaaagaaaatataacatctatactatactattaaaaccgaaacattaaaagtttggtcggtcagtACGCGGCTTTTATATGggcttttataattagcgggtttcaaacaaaattagtgggcttcaaacaaaatataaccaaatcaaaacataaaacaaatctaCGATCaatacataaaacaaatataaaacatatttgactataccaaaattaaaatcaatccttaaaaaatattatactattaaacccgaaaaattaaaaatttgatcagtcggtacgcgggcttttataatTATGCGGATTTTTATAATTACGTGGGCCAAAATACGAGTctatctatataccaattattctttttaactaaaatatgttatctttttaactaaatctattatctttttttatatgttctaactggaaaaactcaattttctaaaactAATATTAGACAACATAGCAACTATTCCTGttaaccaaaatacattatttttttcagaatcctaactaaaaaatcgattttccaaaaataacacatgcaacattcatataaaaaaaatattatatatctatattattataatattaaattcgaaatattGAAAGCTTGGTCaatcggtacttgggccaaaatacgggcctatctatataccaattattctttttaattaaaatatgttatcattttctatattttccaactaaaaaaactccatcatttaaaataacatcgagaaacatagtaattacttttttaactaaaatacattatattttttatattttctaactaaaaaatggatcttctacaattaacaggaactgcatatataaaaatataatattattatatataattttatttttttaacgtaggaacccgcagccgctaccctttggTGCGCACTGGATataccaaaatacattaacattatttttaaatatactaatggactcactttaaaagtaatattataaatctatagaGGAAAGCTCTATGGAGACCGCTATTTAATCGGAGACCTCGAAGAACACGTATGTTCTttaatcaaaacactataaaatacattattttgtaaaatatgttctacaaatatcatgtattcattaaaattgttgaagatcatctatgtttaataagtagataatgtatgttctgcaagttgaacaaatgttctgcaaactaaacatatttcataaaacaaaacattttgtaatgtttcacatgtaaaacttatatgatattcaagattttaaatgaaataatgatttcgtagaacatgatttgtaaaactatacgttttgcaatgttttcatgaaatattttacttgtagaacatatgtggtctccaggtctccagaaaaaatgtggtctccattgaacttaactctaaatctataatatactattatactgttaaacccgaaacatgaaaagttcagTTAGTCGGTAGGTCAATCGAGTTCATTGAGCCGGTTGATATTCAACCCACGGACCTTctaaatttataacatgttataatatattttttattgtcttttttaacttaatatgttatatactatattattaattatcaataacgaaatattaaaagattgattggtCGATTTAGATCTGATTTTATAGATCTTCTTAAAAAACGTAATTTAACATtcttagtaaaatatatatagtcatttgatgaaattaaatattaagaatttatcatctattaaataaaaaatttattaatcatattattttatcataattttactctcacaataatattagtttaagttaaaatatatacgataaaatagcaaatattataaccgaccgtgcattgcacgggttataagctagtatatattaatattcacAAAAGGTAGTCcgtagaaaaataaaatgtaacgataatgttaaaatttattttaaaagtctaagttagtgataaaatataattgtaaCAAATGGATATCGGAAGTAATCAGCTAACCCGACTAGCCGATTTATAGAGATATATTCCATAAAATCAGAGAAAAATAAATAGATAGATTgaatatgttttaaaaattaatttgaagataacatttttattctaaaataaatcAGAAATGTTTGAACACCGCTAcaaataaatactccctccgtcccatttagatgtatacatttgtatcgggcacggagactaagaaaagtgtataaagtaatgtaaagtaataagaaagagaaagaaaagtaggtaaagtggtgggacccattaatatttaagtgatagatttagaaaagtagatgaagttagtgggtgagtgggatttttatattataaaaatttactattttaggaaagttttgaaatgtacaGAATTGAATGCgacatcccgaaaaggaaagtgtatagaaatcagagggacggagagggacggagggagtaacagatatacaatgaaaataaaatttagcaaCCAGCATCTCTCCCAAGACATGGGTCGAAGGAGCATATAATTACAAACGGACACATTACGTTACACAAACCGGATCCACCTTATTTTAAGAGATAAGgtgaacataaaaatatatatggatgGATCCCACTTTTACCCCGTTTTTTTGGAAATATActatagatattttttttatataattctattttataaaaatattatttaaaaataatgaattttttcCTCTTTGCAAAATCTCTGGatattttcttaaaacttttgaactataaatttcaatatattaaattaatatatacatatatatatataattaaattaaatttattgtaaCTATTAACGAcaagttgaaaaaaaaaagatacagAAAAACTCTTATAATATTTCCTTATTACACACTGagtattcctttttcttatcccattcatttctatacagttttgtttgagatgtcccatcattattatacatttcaaaaaaaatactaacttttaataaaataaaagattattatACATGCTACTCCTCcgctattattattttataataataatataaacactactACATTAtctactatctcaaatttattattaaatataaatgaatcccaccactttactcattttttaatctaatttacttattttcatatatttttttagactTCGTGTCTACATCCAATATATCCTCTCTGTCCTCTAAGTTGAGTTTTGCACGcattctaatatttttagaaaatatagttttgtaaaataatttttaaattcttttttgaatataaatttgatatatgAGTTTTTATACAGAGGGAAAATCTTAAAAGtaagttatgaaattatgttttataaaagttttaaaatgttgTTTTAAACCGAAATGTAAGGAAATGTGAAGGACGAGAGGAGGATAAAGCGTGGGCGGAGAAAATTAGAAAAGAGCATAGAAGTAGAAAGTTGCATTGACCATAAATGAAGCACATGACGTATTGTAGTAAACACTTTCAATGTTTCACACAGACACACATGTATACACTTAAATTAGTACTCTTTACTTAAACAATTCTTTAGCAGTTTAGCATATGTGCTCTGCATATTTAGCAGTTTAGTATATTCTCATTTTTAGTCTGCTCgtataaattatcaaaagaaGGGAGAAGATAATTTGGATTTGCCATGGCGGCGGCAGAAGTAGCAGAAACATCGGCCTCGGAATCCGTAAAGCACGCAGCCCGAGGAGATATGAGTGGTGCAGAAGCAGAGGCTGGGGATTGCAGCTTAAAAGGAACTGCAAGTGTTTCTGATGCTCAGCCAGAATCACAGCCACAGCCACCCGTGTCAACTTCAGAAGATAATCATCAGGTAGCTTAACTTGTGTGTTTTTTGACATGtgtttttagaaaattatattaaatccgcACTTATTTAGAAATAACAGTattgagcacggttggatagctcagtgtaggagtatttatttattgttttactTTAAGATTGTTTCTTTAGCTTCAGCGTTCATTAATGAATTTTTCTACTAACTGTTCACGGGCACATGCTAGCAACtactttctttttttatttttgtggaAGGTGTTGATCGGGGAAGATTTTTGTGCATGTAGGGTGCATAAACAATGGAATTAGAGTTGATAGAAATCTGTCACCTACTCGAGAAGTGATTGTTAGTGTGTCCATGGGCAGTGGACACACGTTAGAAAATCCGTTCATTTATGATATTCATATCTCTTCTTTTGTTATCCGAATTCGAAATTTACCTTGCCGGTAttagtttgatttattgaaGTAAAATTGGGGGAGTAATTGTGTAGGACACTCTAGTTGAACATAATTTGTTTAAAAGTGATATGGAATTCAAAAAGGGGAGTGCATTCTAGTTGAACTGAATATGCTTAAAAAGCATGGAATAGATAATATGAGTAAAGCGTCTAGCTGGGTCTGAGCATTATAGCCGCCGCCGAGATTCGAACTTGGGTGGAGTTTGAGTCCGTGAGTGTTCACATTTTATTGACTAAAGAAGATTGAAATGAAGTTGCCAAGTtctatgtatgtgtgtattcaaaatattatgtcTATTTTATGATATGTGGTCAGTTTAGAGATGTGGGTATTTATCAAAATGGCCCCTTTTTTAATTCTTCAAATTTGTTGTTATTGTTTATAATGTTTTAActaattttgttaaataaaaatgttaGCTGTGTGCATGTGTTTTGGTGGGGAGTTTGTCACTTGTATTGCtattttcttgatttcttgGTATAAGATGATAGTTGTTTAAAAATACTCTTGCATAGAATTTATAAAATGTGTGTGATGCGACTTATTTCTTGTATTTCCTCTTCTTTAAAGctgaaaatatatttccttctcaGTATATTACAAAACTGAAGAAATGCTTATGGTTTTCATGATATTAAGCTACATGTTATGCAACTTCTTATTCTGATTTCAATATCGTGGCATCATTTTGATAATTTAATCATGTTTCGATATCTAATCTTCCCTCGAAAGCCGCTGTCTTGcaattgtatttaaattttttaagttcTGCAGGATTCTCGGTAATTTGCTTCTTACGCCAGTATTTTATTGAGATGAAACGGTCTAGCTTTGATTCTATATTGCTTATGCTCTTGTTAAGATTCTTACACAgcaatatgttatatattttcgATTGATGAAATGTGAAATTTTATCTATTAAGAGCTGAAGTCTTTACTGTTGTAGTTTCTGTATCTTTCTTTTAAGTTTGTCTTGATCAAGTAAGATAGTAAGTATGGCATTAAGATTTGACGACAAGGAGTGCTGAATGCAGAAATTAGGGAGCACGCCTGATAGAGCTTCAGTCCAAATGGCCGAATGCAATGGTGGAGATTATGTGGGGATTAATGAAGTTACTTTACCAAGGCTCGACAGAACGAATAAGGTGTCACTTATACCCCTAATTTTCCTCATCTTTTATGAAGTATCTGGAGGACCTTTTGGTGTTGAAGACAGTGTTGGGGCAGCTGGTCCATTTCTAGCTCTATTAGGTTTTGTAGTATTTCCGCTCATATGGAGCGTTCCTGAGGCTCTAATAACTGCTGAGATGAGTACAATGTTTCCAGAAAATGCTGGTTATGTAGTTTGGGTTTCAACTGCTTTGGGTCCCTATTGGGGGTTTCAGCAAGGTTGGATGAAATGGCTGAGTGGTGTTATCGATAATGCTTTGTACCCGATTTTGTTTCTTGACTATTTAAAGTCGGGGATCCCAGCTGTAGCTAGCGGTATTCCAAGAGTTGCAGCAGTGTTGGTTTTGACAGTAGTTCTTACTTACATGAATTACAGAGGTATGACTATAGTGGGTTGGGTTGCTATTTTACTAGGTGTTTTCTCCATCCTTCCTTTCATAGTAATGGGATTTATCTCAATTCCGAAGATACAGCCTTCAAGATGGTTGGTGGTAGATctacatgatgttgactggagtttgtatttgaacacACTTTTCTGGAATCTTAACTATTGGGACTCTGTAAGTACACTTGCTGGGGAGGTGCACAACCCGAAGAAGAATCTGCCAAAAGCCCTGCTCTATGCTCTTATTATGGTTGTTCTTGGCTACATCTTTCCTCTCTTGGCTGGCACTGGTGCTATTCCACTTCAACGTGATTCGTGGACTGACGGTTACTTCTCAGATATTGCTAAAATATTAGGTGGAGTATGGTTGCGATGGTGGATCCAGGCAGCTGCTGCAATGTCAAACATGGGATTGTTTATGGCTGAAATGAGCTGTGACTCTTTCCAACTTCTTGGTATGGCAGAACGAGGCATGCTTCCTGCATTCCTTGCCAAGAGATCTCGTCATGGAACTCCTTTAATCGGGATCCTGTTTTCAGCCTCTGGAGTGCTGCTGCTATCATGGCTGAGCTTTCAGGAGATAATTGCTGCAGAAAACTTCTTGTATTGTTTTGGGATGATTTTAGAGTTCATAGCCTTTATCCGAATAAGAATTAAGTATCCAGCTGCTTCTCGACCATACAAGGTACCTTTGGGAACAGCTGGATCCATTCTTATGTGCATTCCTCCGACAGCATTGATTTGTGTTGTTTTGGCCCTTTCTTCCCTCAAAACATTCCTTGTTAGCATGGTCGCTGTCATCATTGGGCTAGTGCTTCAGCCTTGCCTAAAGCGTGTTGAGAAAAAGAAACTGCTGAAATTCTCTACAAGTTCTGATCTCCCAGATTTTGATGGTGTCGCGAACAATAACACTCAACCAGCCGAGTCCTCAGCTCTTTAGATATTCCGGCTCTTGTACAAAGTGCAGTCCTAGTATTCTGCAGAAAGTTGGCTGATTCGCAAAGGTATACACTCAGTGCTAAGTCTATCTTGCTACAATAGTGAACGCAATTAATAGCAACTTTGTCTTACTTATGTCCATCATGTTGTTTTACAAGTACTTAATCTTTCCTTCATCTTGTACATTAGCCTTTGTAGAGGTGAAGAGCCTACAATTATGTAGACAGATTTACCTATTAAATGTTTCAAAAGGGTAAACTAATTGTGTCTTGCTTCTATTGTGAAAATTATGACAAAATGGGATTTATTATTCTTAAGCATTTGCTATAACTATTccataaatttatcaaaaaactaGGATCTATTATTGAATAATGTGTGAAAATTCTAATAAATGCATTTTTTGGGCTAGTGATGTTTAGAAATGATTAGAGAGTATCTGATGAAAAGGTCACAGACTAAGAGGGAGAAGATGAAAGCTTGGGAGCATAAAAAATTAACTcctaaaattcataaattaattgaaaagaataaaaattttgagtGGATCATGCTATTCAAATTTCAACGTATGTTGATATATTCACCAGCTTCATTGGACACAAATAACAATCAGATAGAGAAAGTTGCATAAATGAATATGTTGTATTTTTCTCGTTAGAACCATTCCATTATTTTTGCAAGGCATCCGAACCATACTTTGCAGAAATAATAATCCATAGAAAGTAACAAGGTGGTGTTTGAATTTCTTTTCTGCTGTAAAGAGacaacatttttatttttttgatttttgaaaattgtTTTCTAGTCGTACAATTTTCGAAAACTGTTTCTAGTTATGCATTCTGAAAACCGTCTTCAAAAACAGATAACAGTACTAAGGCCACATCTGTTTTTGAAAAATTGTTGCGACCAAGTTTTCTAGGACCTAAAAACAATACCATAAGGACAAGAACTGTaatcttaaataatttattacaactttatctatatatctatacttATATAAGAGAAACAATATCAAGTACATGTTTCTAATTCCAAATTTACAAACACTGCAACAAAACCGTACAGAAAGCCAGGGGATATAACTAAATCATGGTACATATTCTATATTACGCtctatattttaagaaaatttaatttataagtcaagctTTTTCAAACTAAAGAAATCTTTACTCGCCAAATTAGGCAGTCTCTGTTTGCAAACTGATTTACTTTTGCTTCAAGAAAACTACCATCGATCACTTGGGAAAAACTGTAATGGAGCTGCTATTTCCTTGTTTCTCCGATCCCATAGCTTGACCACACAAAAAGGCTACCATAAAATTGCATCAAAATTCAAAGCcgcacaaaaataatttatcaactCATTTTTGCCTGAATTTGCCGATGGATATGCACCAGAAACTCCACATAGGAAAGACCGCTTGGGGTCTTGTCCTCTACCAGATATGAGAAGAATGTCGCTCCTGCAAAACAATACAAACAATAAATTTGACAAGTCAATATAatattcttaaataaaaaaCTTAACTCATTAGGCATGACCACTGAAGTTTTAAACATAATTAAGAgtgaatttttataatttactttttatatgCAATTATTTTTCCCAGAAGTATTAGGTCTCAACTGTAAAAACAGAAACTGGAAACCACAGAAATAGAATACATAAACAAAGCAGGATCACTATCTCATGCTTTCAAAAAAAGATAATGCACGTAGCTGTATGGCCTAAACTAAGTTAAGTGTTACAAGTCTAGATGTATCATGTTTACatggaaaatataattaatggaAGCTAAAGACGATCTTTCTTTGGAGATAAACTAGGAGCTGCCAACCAAAAGACactttacaaaataaataatggAAGCCAAACATTAGGAGTCCATATATGAGTAATGCAGTTTACTTGCAGTATATGAGTATTATAACTGTTAAACTAGGAATCTTTCTTTGTAATGCAGTTTACTTGCAGTATATGAGTCACATAACtgttaacaaaaatattatgataaacTGTATTTACAAGATTCATTGTTTAGAACTTTGGTTTATAAAAGTGAAAGGGTAAATTTTGTTTTGAAGGTATCGTTTAGTCAATCTGACTAACAAATTTAAACGAGAAcataaatgaaagaaaatattaaacacATACTATTTGTGCTATTTCATGGAACTGACTAGATCCCTATTGGAGTTTAATTCATAGTCCTTTTCTATAGCATTCAAGGAAAtgcaatattattttaacacCTTCAAATATGCTACATCATGCGATAAGGTTAAACTATAACATGAGTTTCTCAAGGGTCTATGTCTTCCTCAACAAAGAAACTTACCACATGCAGCGGACAATTAAAGCCTTAACCAACATTAGTAGTATCAAGTTTTAGCATGCAAATAGACACTTCTTGCGTCAGCTTGCAGAAAATATTAGCAAACTCTAATAGAGGGCGAGGGGAATAGTATATTATTGAGCCTATAGATTTATCAGCAAGTAGACAAGACTAGTTGAAGGAAGCAACTAAATCATATCAATCAAAAGGGTGTTTCaacttggcaaaaaaaattgtgtttcagcTGCTAAACAAATATTGGTCTTTCACTACAGTGCGTCGCAGGTGTCAATATGATGGATCTGCGGCGAGCCTATGCCAGATCACTCGTTAGGCCAAATAGTTGGAATCAAACAATTGAATAAATAAGGAATAAAATACTTGGAAAAAGCTTTAAAGTAAAAGTATGTAACTCAAGTAAATCTCAAGGTCTGATAATTGCAAAACAAATTTCTTTCCTAAAATAAACACATACAAACACTCTTTTGCCTTGGACAACAGGACAAGACTTAAACCCACAACCTCCATAAAGGGGATATGGGGAACACTGCTAAAGCAAGAGTTTTTTATAATGAATTGAAAAGTTCTAACAAAAAGGTTTAAGCCCATATATAGTTTGCACAGTTGTTATCCCTTGGTTGAAtatgaatactccctccgtcccataatgtatgagctggtttgactttcacggagattaagaaaaaaatagtaagtttagttgaaaagtgtgtAAGGTGGTGGgacttatcaatatttaataatagatttgagatagtggaagaaagtagtgagtgtaatagtgtttatattattatataatggagatagtggaagaaagtagtgggtgtaatagtgtaaagtagtgttcaaaaatagtaagtatgataggttcattctttttgggacgtcccaaaaaggaataagggtcatataaaatggacAAAGGGAGTATAACAAATAATTAACTGAGGGGTCAGAGATTTATGATAAATACAAGCCGGAATTCTTGTACTCACCAGATGGCTCTCCTTTCTTGCACAGCTTCAGGCTGCAATATAGACAAAAGATACAGATATTAATTATTAGGAAGAAGTTATGTGAGGATTGACAATAAGTGTCACATAATGGATGATAAGAGCATGGGCGGAGTCACAGCAAAGGCTGGGCTGGGCTCCAGCCCAGggcaaaataataataatattaaattttatattatgtagTCCAGTTTTTTTGAAGTTAGCCCAAGATAAATTAGGCCCAGCCCActttttttatctaa
This genomic window from Daucus carota subsp. sativus chromosome 7, DH1 v3.0, whole genome shotgun sequence contains:
- the LOC108200672 gene encoding probable polyamine transporter At1g31830, encoding MAAAEVAETSASESVKHAARGDMSGAEAEAGDCSLKGTASVSDAQPESQPQPPVSTSEDNHQKLGSTPDRASVQMAECNGGDYVGINEVTLPRLDRTNKVSLIPLIFLIFYEVSGGPFGVEDSVGAAGPFLALLGFVVFPLIWSVPEALITAEMSTMFPENAGYVVWVSTALGPYWGFQQGWMKWLSGVIDNALYPILFLDYLKSGIPAVASGIPRVAAVLVLTVVLTYMNYRGMTIVGWVAILLGVFSILPFIVMGFISIPKIQPSRWLVVDLHDVDWSLYLNTLFWNLNYWDSVSTLAGEVHNPKKNLPKALLYALIMVVLGYIFPLLAGTGAIPLQRDSWTDGYFSDIAKILGGVWLRWWIQAAAAMSNMGLFMAEMSCDSFQLLGMAERGMLPAFLAKRSRHGTPLIGILFSASGVLLLSWLSFQEIIAAENFLYCFGMILEFIAFIRIRIKYPAASRPYKVPLGTAGSILMCIPPTALICVVLALSSLKTFLVSMVAVIIGLVLQPCLKRVEKKKLLKFSTSSDLPDFDGVANNNTQPAESSAL